A window from Chitinophaga filiformis encodes these proteins:
- a CDS encoding ABC transporter permease/substrate-binding protein, with protein sequence MEDQAGFPEFVQQQAGKLLEQTLQHIGLTFISLFIAVIIGVPLGILITRQKKLAGIVLGIAGVLQTIPSIALLGFMIPLLGIGAKPAIVALFLYALLPIIRNTYTGILQVDPVVVDAATGMGMSKRQLLYKVQLPLAMPVLLAGVRTATVINVGVATLAAYIAAGGLGEFIFGGIALNNTNMILAGAIPAALLAILFDWAIARLQKLKTGKVKTALYLLPFLLVVLSSFYLLPAAYGSSLVAGFTPEFMGRKDGNLGLKQVYGLNMRTVVISDMIMYKAAYEKTLDVISGSTTDGRVKAFDLQALTDDKHIFPPYYAAPIVRQETLDKYPELAPALNKLSGIINDSVMTELNYRVDHLKQDPAAVASAFLKAKGLLQPAKHGNKGTVVIGAKIFGDGYILANMYKLLVNGYTELEAITRTGLGGTKICFEALTNGQIDLYPEYSGTGLLVILQADKSVVETLISDKQKVFDYVSEEFMQRYHIRWLPPIGFNNTYALMMRRQQAADLHITSISDLKEYLLHH encoded by the coding sequence ATGGAAGATCAAGCAGGCTTTCCTGAATTTGTGCAACAACAGGCCGGCAAACTGCTGGAGCAAACCTTGCAACATATCGGGCTTACATTTATTTCTCTTTTCATTGCAGTGATCATAGGCGTGCCGCTAGGCATTCTCATTACCCGGCAGAAAAAGCTGGCAGGTATCGTACTCGGTATTGCGGGCGTGTTGCAGACCATTCCAAGCATTGCCTTGTTGGGGTTTATGATACCCCTGCTCGGCATAGGCGCCAAGCCAGCGATTGTGGCTTTATTCCTGTATGCCTTGCTGCCCATTATCAGGAATACCTATACCGGTATTCTCCAGGTCGATCCGGTCGTTGTCGATGCGGCTACAGGAATGGGAATGAGCAAAAGGCAGTTGCTTTACAAGGTACAATTGCCATTGGCCATGCCGGTATTACTGGCCGGCGTCAGAACAGCCACCGTTATCAATGTGGGAGTGGCCACGCTGGCAGCGTATATAGCTGCCGGAGGACTGGGCGAATTCATTTTTGGAGGTATTGCCCTCAACAATACCAATATGATACTGGCAGGTGCCATTCCGGCAGCCTTGCTGGCTATCCTCTTTGACTGGGCTATAGCCCGTCTCCAAAAACTAAAAACGGGAAAGGTCAAAACGGCACTGTACCTCCTACCCTTCCTGCTGGTAGTACTCTCTTCTTTTTACCTGTTGCCGGCGGCCTATGGAAGCAGCCTGGTAGCGGGATTCACCCCGGAATTCATGGGCCGGAAAGATGGCAACCTGGGACTGAAACAGGTATATGGGCTGAACATGCGCACGGTTGTGATCAGTGACATGATCATGTACAAAGCGGCCTATGAAAAGACCCTGGATGTCATTAGTGGCAGTACGACAGATGGCAGGGTGAAAGCATTTGACCTTCAGGCACTTACAGACGACAAACATATTTTCCCACCCTATTATGCAGCGCCGATCGTGCGCCAGGAAACGCTTGATAAGTACCCGGAACTGGCTCCTGCGCTGAATAAACTATCTGGTATAATTAATGATAGTGTAATGACTGAGCTGAACTACAGGGTCGATCACCTGAAACAGGATCCGGCAGCTGTAGCGAGTGCATTTTTAAAAGCTAAAGGTTTATTACAGCCAGCGAAACATGGTAATAAGGGTACTGTAGTAATCGGCGCTAAGATATTCGGGGATGGTTATATCCTTGCCAATATGTACAAACTACTGGTGAACGGGTACACAGAACTGGAAGCCATCACCAGGACAGGGCTGGGAGGCACTAAAATATGTTTTGAAGCGCTTACCAATGGTCAGATAGATCTTTACCCGGAATATTCCGGCACCGGTTTACTGGTCATCCTGCAGGCAGACAAGTCCGTCGTTGAGACATTGATCAGCGACAAACAAAAAGTATTTGACTATGTTTCGGAAGAATTTATGCAAAGGTACCACATCAGGTGGCTGCCCCCTATAGGGTTTAATAACACATATGCACTGATGATGCGCAGGCAACAGGCAGCAGATCTGCATATTACCTCTATATCAGACTTAAAGGAATATTTACTGCATCACTAA
- a CDS encoding DUF427 domain-containing protein, which produces MKAIWQNEVIAESDSTVVVENNHYFPPSSIKTDLLSPSKTHTFCPWKGEASYYDVNIKGKINRDAAWYYPDPMKAAENIKGYVAFWKGVEIVK; this is translated from the coding sequence ATGAAAGCAATCTGGCAGAATGAGGTCATTGCGGAAAGCGATAGTACTGTAGTAGTCGAGAACAATCATTACTTTCCTCCATCATCAATTAAAACGGACCTGCTGAGCCCCTCAAAGACACATACTTTCTGCCCATGGAAAGGAGAAGCCTCCTACTATGATGTTAACATTAAAGGCAAGATAAACAGAGATGCCGCCTGGTATTACCCGGATCCCATGAAAGCGGCGGAGAACATCAAAGGCTATGTTGCCTTCTGGAAAGGAGTAGAGATAGTAAAATAG
- a CDS encoding mercuric reductase, whose translation MRKFDAIVIGSGQGGVPLAKKLAKAGWQTAIVEKRWIGGTCINDGCTPTKSMIACGAAAHIIANSQQWGITVSDYKIDLEKILARKNEVVQSFRQGATKGMEKTQGLSIIYGEAVFSGQKTLSVKLKDGGQEEIAADHIFINTGTLPSIPPIPGLDTVNYLTNTSIMELTRLPTHLIVLGSGYVGLEFGQLFRRLGCQVTIIDKNKQLLQHEDEDVAVAVKKVMESSGVNIYGSANVQKVEQTGDVIRIQLTSNGETHAITGSHLLVAAGRTPQSKSLQPEKTGLLLDERGYIPANDKLETNVPGIYVLGDVKGGPAFTHISYNDHLVLYKNLIHMENVSIKDRPIPYCMFTDPQLGRVGLTEKEAKAAGYRVKVACLDMTRVARAIETGNTQGFMKAVIDTNTDKLLGVAILGPEGGEVMSTLQMAMLGGLTVTQLKEMIFAHPLYAESINNLFMTLDK comes from the coding sequence ATGAGGAAATTTGATGCAATTGTCATTGGCTCCGGCCAGGGTGGTGTTCCGTTGGCAAAAAAGCTGGCCAAAGCCGGCTGGCAGACTGCCATCGTAGAGAAAAGATGGATCGGCGGTACCTGTATCAATGATGGCTGCACTCCCACAAAATCAATGATCGCCTGCGGAGCCGCAGCCCACATCATTGCTAACAGCCAGCAATGGGGTATTACGGTCAGCGACTACAAGATAGACCTTGAGAAGATCCTTGCCAGGAAAAATGAGGTGGTACAGTCGTTCCGGCAGGGTGCTACCAAAGGCATGGAAAAGACACAGGGCCTGTCAATTATCTATGGAGAGGCCGTATTCAGCGGCCAGAAGACTTTGTCTGTGAAACTCAAAGACGGCGGCCAGGAAGAGATCGCTGCCGATCATATATTTATCAATACGGGTACCTTACCAAGTATCCCTCCTATTCCCGGTCTTGACACGGTCAACTATCTCACGAATACAAGCATCATGGAACTGACCAGGCTACCTACGCATCTTATAGTGCTGGGCAGTGGTTATGTAGGACTGGAATTTGGCCAGTTATTCCGCAGGCTGGGTTGCCAGGTAACGATCATTGACAAAAACAAGCAATTGCTGCAACATGAAGATGAGGATGTAGCGGTAGCTGTAAAGAAGGTCATGGAAAGTTCAGGGGTCAACATCTATGGTAGTGCCAATGTACAGAAAGTAGAACAAACCGGCGATGTGATAAGAATACAGCTCACTTCCAACGGAGAAACACATGCCATAACAGGCTCTCATCTGCTGGTGGCAGCAGGACGTACCCCTCAGTCGAAGTCCCTGCAGCCTGAAAAAACAGGCCTGCTTCTCGATGAAAGAGGATACATACCTGCGAATGATAAGCTGGAGACAAATGTTCCCGGCATCTATGTATTGGGGGATGTAAAAGGCGGTCCCGCATTCACGCACATTTCATATAACGACCACCTGGTACTGTATAAAAACCTGATCCATATGGAGAATGTTTCCATTAAGGACAGGCCCATTCCCTATTGCATGTTCACCGACCCTCAACTGGGTCGTGTAGGGCTTACAGAGAAAGAGGCGAAAGCCGCAGGATATAGGGTGAAGGTGGCCTGTCTTGATATGACGAGGGTAGCGAGGGCAATTGAAACAGGCAATACCCAGGGATTTATGAAAGCAGTGATAGATACAAATACGGATAAATTACTGGGAGTTGCTATCTTGGGGCCGGAAGGCGGAGAAGTGATGTCGACGTTACAGATGGCCATGCTGGGAGGCCTGACTGTCACACAGTTAAAAGAAATGATCTTTGCGCATCCGTTATATGCAGAATCTATCAACAATTTATTTATGACACTGGATAAGTAG
- a CDS encoding ABC transporter ATP-binding protein — MIKLEHVNKSFHNGKPAVRDVSFEVNKGETLVLLGTSGSGKTTTLRMINRLLTPDSGQISVNGESVNTQQIESLRRNIGYVLQDNGLFPHYTVAENIGIVPALLKWDKKRIEERTRTLMEKLHLSVADHYHVYPQQLSGGQQQRVGLARALAADPPVLLMDEPFGALDPVTRTSVRREFRSLDEIHNKTVIMVTHDVQEAFELGNRICLMDKGAIQQTGTPAELLFKPANDFVSSFFREQRFLLELNALRLADISQWLNNAAPTEDHIPVLKGEDSCWNALQQMTTLSAPVSIAFEDKLVRVDTSELMQAFTQYKQTVSGHGRSSRLS, encoded by the coding sequence ATGATAAAACTTGAACATGTCAACAAATCTTTCCATAACGGCAAACCGGCTGTCAGGGATGTTTCCTTTGAAGTGAACAAAGGGGAGACACTGGTGTTGCTGGGCACGAGCGGTAGCGGAAAGACTACGACACTGCGCATGATCAACCGGCTGCTTACGCCGGACAGTGGGCAGATCTCTGTGAATGGAGAATCGGTAAATACACAACAAATTGAATCACTACGACGGAATATCGGGTACGTGCTGCAGGATAACGGCTTGTTCCCGCACTATACAGTGGCAGAAAACATCGGTATTGTCCCTGCTTTACTCAAATGGGATAAAAAACGTATAGAAGAGCGGACACGGACGCTGATGGAAAAGCTGCACCTGTCTGTTGCGGATCATTATCATGTATACCCGCAGCAACTGAGCGGCGGACAACAGCAGCGCGTGGGACTGGCAAGGGCATTGGCCGCCGATCCGCCGGTGTTATTGATGGACGAGCCATTCGGGGCACTCGATCCTGTAACACGAACCAGTGTGAGAAGAGAATTCAGATCACTGGATGAGATCCACAACAAAACGGTGATCATGGTGACACATGATGTACAGGAAGCATTTGAACTCGGCAACCGCATCTGCCTTATGGACAAGGGCGCCATTCAACAAACCGGTACGCCGGCAGAACTATTGTTCAAGCCGGCAAATGATTTCGTCAGCAGCTTCTTCCGGGAACAACGTTTTTTACTTGAGCTCAATGCACTCCGGCTGGCAGACATCAGCCAATGGCTCAATAACGCTGCACCAACGGAAGACCATATACCGGTACTGAAGGGAGAAGATTCCTGCTGGAATGCGCTCCAGCAGATGACTACGCTGTCTGCTCCCGTTAGCATCGCATTTGAAGATAAGCTCGTTCGCGTTGACACCAGCGAATTGATGCAGGCCTTTACTCAATACAAGCAAACTGTCAGCGGACATGGAAGATCAAGCAGGCTTTCCTGA